The genomic stretch CGCAGCGTGCGCTTCATGATCTGCTGGCGCAGTTCGCGCTTCATCTGGCCGCCGAGCGCCGCGTTGACCGTCGTGGGCTTCGTGACGTCGATGCCGCGCTCCTCGGTCCACGCGGCCAGGTAGGCGGTGCTGCGCTGGGCGAGGCTGCCGGGCGGACGCAGGCCGTAGACCTCGTGGAGCTCGGCGATGAGCTTGATCTCCACGGAGGCCACCCCGACGATCTCGGCGGCCAGCTCGGCCGGCATGGCGGGCGGCACCGGCAGCATCGCCGCCGCGCCCACCCCCGCGCCGACGGTGGCGGTGCCCCGGGTGGCTCCGGCGACGAGCTTGTCGGCCAGTTCCTCGGGGGTCAGGCCGGGGAACTGACGGCGCAGCGTCGCCAGGTCGCGGACCGGGATCCGAGGGGCGTTGTCGATGATGCGCTCGGCGACCGCCGAGAGGCCCTTGCGGACGCCCGCGCGGCCCTTTCTGGCGCCGCGGCCCACTGCCGCCGCGAGCGAGGCCGCACGGCCTCGCTCCTCCACTGCACCGGTCGTCCGCTCCGCGGGGAGGGCGGTCGGGTCGGCGGGCACGGGCGCGGTTTCGTCTCGTGAGCGTGCGCCGGCCGCCGGGCCTCTCTCGCCCTTGCGTCCCTTACGGAACGGGTTCACGCCTGCCACGGCGTAGTCCGGTCCTCAGGCCGCGCAGTCGCGGCAGATCGGCTGGCCGTTCTTGTCCTCCGCCGCCAGCTGGCTGCGGTGGTGGACCAGGAAGCAGCTCATGCACGTGAACTCGTCCTGCTGCTTGGGCAGCACCCGGACGGCGAGTTCCTCGTTGGAAAGGTCGGCGCCGGGCAGTTCCAGGCCCTCGGCCTGCTCGAACTCGTCGACGTCGACGGCCGAGGCGGACTTGTCGTTCCGCCGCGACTTCAGTTCTTCGATGCTGTCCTCGTTGAGGTCGTCATCTGTCTTGCGTGGGGTGTCGTAATCCGTAGCCATGTCGCTCTCCCCCTCTGGGTGTCTGCGGTGTCTCCAGCGCACGTAACGCGTGAGAGGCCGGACTTGTGCCCGACCTGAGGCGGAGATTTTGCCTCACATCAAGGTCTGTTACTCAATCGACACCCAACCGCACCCCTGAAGAGGTGATCGGTTTGGATGGCGATCAGGACCGTACACGGTCCGAATGTCGCACCTCGCGCACGCCATCACGTGTACTTCCCGTGATCAAGGGCCTGGGAAACCCGGATTTTCCCGGCCTTCCGCCGACCGCGCCGATCACGGAGAGTGGATGGCTCGAACCCCGCGCCTGTGAGGGATCACACACGAACGGGCCGTCGGGCGG from Streptomyces albofaciens JCM 4342 encodes the following:
- a CDS encoding DUF4193 domain-containing protein, translated to MATDYDTPRKTDDDLNEDSIEELKSRRNDKSASAVDVDEFEQAEGLELPGADLSNEELAVRVLPKQQDEFTCMSCFLVHHRSQLAAEDKNGQPICRDCAA